A portion of the Corticium candelabrum chromosome 5, ooCorCand1.1, whole genome shotgun sequence genome contains these proteins:
- the LOC134180513 gene encoding transmembrane protein 272-like, with amino-acid sequence MSAESDEAPPSYNSLFPDKMKPNQIGRNLRRGLSLGGSDESETGGKGCVHFIASLGCLLFIVGIALGIPITMIVIGASNLDDCPIERYIPIWLIVMGVFQMIETIFRTCFHGSRNDEDESQGSVDPVACFLCAWFIAGNVWVFRNWNEYTSVKMMNVTNITSSNYCDDLTMKFSFGIIISSYLLVGGIILCFCLCCCCFLKNDS; translated from the exons AGGCTCCCCCTTCGTATAACTCGTTATTTCCCGACAAGATGAAGCCCAATCAGATTGGCCGGAACTTACGTCGAGGACTCAGTCTGGGAGGCAGTGACGAGAGTGAAACAGGTGGCAAGGGATGTGTTCACTTCATTGCGTCACTag GATGTTTGTTGTTCATTGTGGGAATAGCATTGGGCATCCCAATTACAATGATAGTCATTG GGGCCAGTAATTTGGATGACTGTCCAATAGAGAGATATATACCAATCTGGCTTATTGTGATGGGCGTTTTCCAGATGATTGAGACAATATTCCGTACATGCTTTCATGGATCACGAAACGATGAAGACGAAAGCCAAGGCTCAGTAGACCCAGTGGCGTGTTTCCTCTGCGCCTGGTTCATTGCTGGCAATGTTTGGGTCTTCCGAAATTGGAATGA GTACACATCAGTAAAGATGATGAATGTGACAAACATAACAAGCAGCAACTACTGTGATGACCTGACAATGAAATTCTCATTTGGCATCATTATTTCTTCCTATCTCTTAGTGGGAGGGATCATactctgtttctgtctgtgttgctgctgtttcttGAAAAATGACAGTTGA